Proteins from a genomic interval of Treponema brennaborense DSM 12168:
- the xseB gene encoding exodeoxyribonuclease VII small subunit, translating into MKNFEEKLERLEQLGNDIKKNDVTLEDALKYFEEGITLARGMEKELDKIEGKIQILMNQPDPAVSSSKPELDLFSELSE; encoded by the coding sequence ATGAAAAATTTTGAAGAAAAACTTGAACGTCTCGAGCAGCTCGGCAACGATATAAAGAAAAACGACGTAACGCTTGAAGACGCGCTCAAATATTTTGAAGAAGGCATTACCCTCGCCCGCGGGATGGAAAAAGAATTGGATAAGATTGAGGGGAAAATACAGATTCTCATGAATCAGCCGGACCCCGCCGTTTCGAGTTCCAAACCGGAGCTTGATTTGTTTTCGGAGCTGAGCGAATGA